The genomic segment ACCACTGACGAGCATCGTCGTCGCACCGCGGTCACGAGCCACCTCGGCAAGTGCGTAACCCATCTTTCCGCTCGAATAGTTGCTGAGGAAGCGGACCGGATCGATCGGTTCGCGTGTCGGCCCCGCCGTCACGACCACCCGGCGACGGCGGAGTGGCCCATCGCGCCCGAGAACCTGCCGGACCGCCCCGAGCAGCTCGTCCGGCTCGGCCATCCGACCTTCACCGATCATCCCTGAGGCGAGCGATCCGTGATGCGGCCCGACGATCGTCACGCCGCGTGACCGGAGGAGTTCGAGGTTCGCCTGCGTTGCCGGGTGCCGGTACATGTGGTGGTCCATCGCGGGCGCGACGATCAACGGTGCCGGGCAGGCGAGCGCGGTGAGGGTGACCGCATCGTCGGCGATGCCGTGGGCCAGTTTGGCCAGTGCATCAGCCGTGGCAGGTGCCACGACCATCAGATCGGCCAGTGCCCCGAGCGTGACGTGCCCTGCCTGCTCGCCCTGCCAGACGCCGACCGTCGAGACCTGTACCGGCCGCCTGGTGAGCGCCTGGAACGTGAGCGGTCCGACGAAGTCGGTCGCAGCCGGAGTCATCACCACATCGACGACTGCTCCACCCTGGAGCAAGCGCCGGACGAGCTCGGGAACCTTGTAGGCAGCGATCCCCCCGGTTACGCCGACGACGATGCGCTTGTCTCGCAAGATCCTCGGCACGATGCCTCCTCTGTGACGGCCGGTCGTTCGGACTCCAGTCGTTCGCGGCGCGCCAGCACGGCGCGGATCTCCGCGAACCCGACTTCGAGCCGAGGATAGACGAACCAGACGACAGCGAGTGCGAAGAGCGTGCCAGTGAAGAGGCGCAACTGCCACGTACTCTCCCGCAGCCCGACGAGTTGCGTCGTCCCGTCGAGCGCCACCGGCAACGCGAGCAGGACGGCCCCCCGCCAGGACAGAGGTGGCAGGCGATGACGCACGAGCACGAAAACGAGACCGAGGACGAAGACGCCCACGTAAATCGCGAGGTCACGCTGGCAGTACGCGACTTGCTCCCCGAAGAGGAAAAAGCTGCGATCCGGACGCTGGTGGCAGACGAACCGGTAGGCAAAGTAAATGGGCGCCGCGAGCTTCGGATGACCGGTCGCCACCAGCCACGGTGCGAGCAGCGGTAGAGCAGCGAAGAGGCCCGTGAGGAGATTGAGGGTTGCGAGCCAGTGTCGAGCCCAGATACCGACCAGACGATCGACCGCGCGTTCGAAGCGGACGTGCCGCAGGGCGCCCGGTTGGACGACCGACGCTCGGCTGTCTTGCATGTGCCGCCTCCTGGCGAATCGAGCGAGCTTTGACGAATCGCTGCTGCGAAGTTTATACTCAGATGGATTGTGCGGGTGCACGCCCCCATCGTCTAGAGGCCTAGGACACCACCCTTTCAAGGTGGAGATCGCGGGTTCGAATCCCGCTGGGGGCACCGCTCGCTTCCATCGCTCCGTCTCGGAAACTGCCCAGGCCGGGATCGCGTGTCGGTTCGTCGGGTTCGCTCTGCGCGTTACACGAGCCATTCGTTCCAGCGCTCATACGTGAGTGCTCCGCCTGCTCAGCATCCCGTCGAGTGTCCATGTGTGGAGACTCAGCATACCGGTGCGTCAGAGCGGCACCTACGATCCATCCCGAACGACGAGTGTGTTCTCGATGACTGGTCGTCCAGCATACTCCTCTG from the Thermomicrobium sp. 4228-Ro genome contains:
- the coaBC gene encoding bifunctional phosphopantothenoylcysteine decarboxylase/phosphopantothenate--cysteine ligase CoaBC, which produces MPRILRDKRIVVGVTGGIAAYKVPELVRRLLQGGAVVDVVMTPAATDFVGPLTFQALTRRPVQVSTVGVWQGEQAGHVTLGALADLMVVAPATADALAKLAHGIADDAVTLTALACPAPLIVAPAMDHHMYRHPATQANLELLRSRGVTIVGPHHGSLASGMIGEGRMAEPDELLGAVRQVLGRDGPLRRRRVVVTAGPTREPIDPVRFLSNYSSGKMGYALAEVARDRGATTMLVSGPTCLSAPYGVQRIEVETAAEMARAVQEMTASADVLVMCAAVADFRPRSPASEKIKKREASLVLELEPTEDILASIHRPGLVKVGFAAETERLLEHAREKLERKGLDLLVLNDARRTMGADTAQVFLLRPGKPPEVLPELPKDEVAERIWDAIQLLLEAGTGTGIG
- a CDS encoding DUF2085 domain-containing protein, whose translation is MQDSRASVVQPGALRHVRFERAVDRLVGIWARHWLATLNLLTGLFAALPLLAPWLVATGHPKLAAPIYFAYRFVCHQRPDRSFFLFGEQVAYCQRDLAIYVGVFVLGLVFVLVRHRLPPLSWRGAVLLALPVALDGTTQLVGLRESTWQLRLFTGTLFALAVVWFVYPRLEVGFAEIRAVLARRERLESERPAVTEEASCRGSCETSASSSA